The following are encoded together in the Coleofasciculus chthonoplastes PCC 7420 genome:
- a CDS encoding hybrid sensor histidine kinase/response regulator, translating to MQSEQQQRIMGYFMEEAQDHLNTIEQGLLNLQSTIEDPETLNEMFRAAHSVKGGAAMLGLNSIHQTAHRLEDYFKILQETLIQVDTQLETLLLRVFDTLSALLNQLQGSDGLTDETASPIMSDAEPVFEQLNSYLQQLVQNSQAAGDTPTLANSSQSSSKGTKTLPATFKRDVLVELREMLQLYKQSDTPEHRHALQEHCQQLIELGDRLDLPGWGELLEISKRAIANPENSYRLLASVTIKEIKQAQELVLTGRSAEIVPSEQLKALAPDATTVESTTASDASTYSSPQPTSASEESNHNHKENTHLSDSRDTYIQAEDTYIQNPNETARFRRDQLQFSTVQSSNSISPLSDQGEPEVGIAELNSLADIFETQTPDLDQTWQEEEDVINLNDKSLNSDSDDFLDLEDSNDFSDLIGESDDLEDSTTDDELMEGLTDDFSPDAIANPQASKESSDSLDISSSLTDDFSDLLFESDSSEDSDQMSHSDDDLNGLFGESFFDEEGEASSAEILSHSELEDLDVEENFPQSSLEGDETVSESDWDFDDLLEISSTEENAQTRGESVNQDDLDLEDYLESNDLDLENQLDNNNQAETIDIESATPEAGDVSNPFEETSLDDFDQEAWEDSEDLPDFEALDDFFDSEPGVESTPVDSLTEPENDSIVELPTSTDEALLHESTTSAQKDGDSSESLFEEQGDEILPEVTEDVAELFAEEGQESQSSTAQVEDFDIDWLTDESQGTQQPWTSETESAANLFGDWETPQAPSNEDLDDLFVEDGEESFDSNTQVEDLEADWLSDESQQTPQPEISDTQADVWDEWETPETAPSEDLDDLFGEQEEEALAESAEPEDLEADWLIDESVETPQPEISDSAADLFGDEEIPETATSEDLDDLFGEQEEEALAENTEPEDLEADWLTDESQQTPQPEISDTQADVWDEWETPETAPSEDLDDLFGEQEEEALAESAEPEDLEADWLIDESVETPQPETSDSAADLFGDEEIPETATSEDLDDLFGEQEEEALAENTEPEDLEADWLTDESQQIEQPETSDTQADVWGEWETPETAPSEDLDDLFGEQEEEALAESAEPEDLEADWLIDESVETPQPETSDSAADLFGDEEILETPSSEDLDDLFGEQEEEALAENTEPEDLEADWLTDESPEIEQPEISDTQADVWGEWETPETAPSEDLDDLFGEQEEEALAESVEPEDLETDWFTDESQQIEQPETSDTTADIFGDWETPETPSSEDLDDLFGEQEEEALAESAEPEDLEADWFTDESPEIEQPEISDTQTDIWGEWETPETAPSEDLDDLFAEEEAEVAPSAELEDLDEDWLTDESVETSQPETSDSAADIFGDEEIPETATREDLDDLFAEEEAEAAPSAELEGLDEGWLTDESVETSQPETSDSAADLFGDWDIPETEAREDLDDLFAEEEAEAAPSAELEGLDEGWLTDESVETSQPETSDSAADLFGDWDIPETEAREDLDDLFAEEEVEAAPSAELEGLDEGWLTDESVETSQPETSDSAADLFGDWDIPETEAREDLDDLFAEEEAEAAPSAELEGLDEDWLTDESVETSQPETSDSAADLFGDWDIPETPSDEDLDELFSLEEATVDDDFSLATLAETEWDLDSPRESADEFADLETMLDGETSAALTSESADEFADLEAMLDGETSAALTSESGDEFADLEAMLDGETSATLTSESGDELAELEAMLSDTPSQTDSFEDLEIFLEEPGATQDNRASVAQTPPSQDQDDLDKELEILLQDADKSIGGAATTNTGSRQSASLSSRRAPRIFEQTMRVPVKHLDSLNNLVGELVVSRNSLEQDQERLRQFLDNLQHQVSALSDVGARMRDLYERSLLESSLLASSQSQQRSHSLFGSENAASASKESDSESSEDYHPLEMDRFTGFHLLSQEMIELIVQVRESASDVEFLVDETDQVARNLRQVTTQLQEGLTRSRMVPFANAADRLTRPVREISRKLSKEAQLQVDGRETLLDKMILEHLYDPLTHLVNNAITHGIESPDERQEMGKPAVGQITLRTFHQGNQTVIAISDDGAGIDPERIKRKAIEKKLITPAEAKDLTNTELYDFLFHPGFSTKDEASEFAGRGVGMDVVRTSLSEIRGAIYIDSALGKGTTFTIRLPLTLSICKALCCLSARARIAFPMDGVEDMFDVPQDRLQKDANGQIGVSWRDTLVSVQPLSELLSYNRSISRGNVYGGKREDDLVSIVVLRSSGTFIAIEVDQVLGEQEIVIKQLEGPPPKPIGIAGATVLGDGRIMPIADVLELIDLASGRLRKDSVTIWSRGDSEGAGIEEAPETPHEPLVLIVDDSITVRELLSMTFAKAGYRVEQSRDGQEAWDKLRSGLPCDIVFCDIEMPRMDGLELLSRLQKDENLSQLPIAMLTSRGAKRHRQMAAQLGASGYFTKPYLEEVLLDAAQRMIQGEVLFSASEA from the coding sequence ATGCAGTCGGAACAACAACAGCGAATCATGGGCTACTTTATGGAGGAGGCACAAGACCACCTCAATACCATAGAGCAAGGTTTGCTAAATCTGCAAAGCACCATCGAAGACCCTGAGACGCTGAACGAAATGTTCCGCGCTGCTCATTCGGTCAAGGGTGGAGCCGCTATGTTAGGACTCAATAGCATTCATCAAACTGCCCATCGCCTAGAAGATTACTTTAAAATCCTTCAAGAGACTCTAATCCAAGTAGATACTCAGTTAGAAACCCTGTTGCTGCGAGTTTTTGATACCCTCAGCGCTCTGTTAAACCAGCTTCAAGGTTCTGATGGCTTGACCGACGAAACAGCTAGCCCGATTATGTCTGATGCTGAGCCTGTTTTTGAGCAACTTAACAGCTATCTGCAACAGTTAGTCCAAAACTCTCAAGCGGCTGGTGATACTCCTACCCTAGCCAACTCCTCTCAATCCTCTAGTAAAGGAACAAAAACCTTGCCCGCCACCTTTAAGCGAGATGTCTTAGTAGAACTGCGGGAGATGTTGCAACTGTATAAGCAGTCGGATACTCCCGAACATCGCCACGCCCTGCAAGAACATTGCCAACAGTTGATCGAATTAGGCGATCGATTGGACTTACCGGGGTGGGGTGAACTATTAGAGATATCAAAACGTGCGATCGCGAATCCCGAGAATTCCTACCGCTTACTCGCTAGCGTCACCATTAAAGAAATTAAACAAGCTCAAGAATTAGTGCTGACTGGGCGATCCGCCGAGATTGTACCCAGTGAACAACTCAAAGCCCTTGCACCAGATGCGACAACAGTCGAATCAACCACAGCATCTGATGCTAGCACCTATTCTTCCCCTCAACCCACTTCTGCATCCGAGGAATCTAACCACAATCACAAAGAAAACACCCATCTCTCCGATAGTCGAGATACCTATATCCAAGCAGAGGATACCTATATCCAAAACCCAAACGAAACCGCCCGGTTCAGACGCGATCAACTCCAATTCTCGACGGTTCAATCCTCAAACTCTATCTCTCCTCTCTCTGATCAGGGCGAACCCGAAGTGGGTATTGCCGAACTCAATAGTTTAGCCGATATTTTTGAAACTCAAACACCTGATTTAGATCAAACTTGGCAAGAAGAAGAAGATGTTATCAACCTAAACGATAAATCCTTAAACTCGGATTCAGATGATTTTCTGGATCTTGAAGACTCGAATGATTTTTCGGATCTAATTGGGGAGAGTGATGATTTAGAGGATTCAACCACCGATGATGAGTTAATGGAGGGGTTAACGGATGACTTCTCACCAGACGCGATCGCCAATCCTCAAGCCTCAAAAGAATCATCAGATTCCCTGGATATCTCATCCAGCTTAACCGATGACTTTTCTGATCTACTATTTGAGTCAGATAGCTCAGAGGATTCAGACCAGATGAGTCACTCAGACGATGACTTGAATGGTTTATTTGGTGAGAGTTTCTTTGACGAGGAAGGAGAAGCTTCGTCAGCGGAAATTCTCAGTCATTCTGAACTTGAGGATTTGGATGTAGAGGAGAACTTTCCTCAATCCTCCCTTGAGGGCGATGAAACAGTCTCAGAGTCCGACTGGGACTTTGATGACCTGCTAGAAATTTCTAGCACTGAGGAAAATGCCCAAACCCGGGGAGAATCAGTAAATCAGGACGATTTAGATCTGGAAGACTATCTAGAAAGTAATGATTTAGATCTAGAAAACCAGTTAGACAATAACAATCAAGCTGAGACAATCGACATCGAATCAGCAACACCAGAAGCGGGGGATGTATCAAATCCCTTTGAAGAAACATCTCTCGACGATTTTGATCAAGAAGCTTGGGAAGACTCAGAAGACCTCCCCGATTTTGAGGCGCTCGATGATTTCTTTGATTCAGAACCTGGAGTTGAATCAACACCAGTCGATAGCTTGACTGAGCCAGAAAACGATTCTATCGTTGAACTGCCTACATCCACGGATGAAGCGTTATTGCATGAAAGCACAACTTCAGCCCAAAAGGATGGAGATAGTTCGGAGTCATTGTTTGAGGAACAAGGCGACGAAATTCTGCCAGAAGTAACAGAAGATGTCGCCGAACTCTTTGCTGAAGAGGGTCAAGAGTCACAAAGCTCAACGGCACAGGTAGAAGATTTTGATATCGATTGGTTAACGGATGAATCTCAAGGGACACAACAACCGTGGACATCGGAAACTGAATCAGCAGCTAATCTATTTGGCGATTGGGAAACACCACAGGCTCCATCTAACGAAGATTTAGACGACTTATTTGTTGAAGACGGAGAGGAGTCATTTGATTCAAATACCCAAGTAGAGGATTTAGAGGCAGATTGGCTAAGTGATGAGTCTCAACAGACACCGCAACCAGAAATATCGGACACCCAAGCGGATGTATGGGACGAGTGGGAAACTCCAGAAACAGCGCCGAGCGAAGACTTAGACGACTTATTCGGCGAACAAGAGGAGGAAGCCTTAGCCGAGAGCGCCGAGCCAGAGGATTTAGAGGCAGATTGGTTAATCGATGAATCTGTAGAGACACCGCAACCGGAAATATCGGACAGTGCTGCCGATCTATTTGGGGATGAGGAAATCCCAGAAACAGCGACGAGCGAAGACTTAGATGATTTATTCGGCGAACAAGAGGAGGAAGCTTTAGCAGAGAACACCGAGCCAGAGGATTTAGAGGCAGATTGGCTAACTGATGAGTCTCAACAGACACCGCAACCAGAAATATCGGACACCCAAGCGGATGTATGGGACGAGTGGGAAACTCCAGAAACAGCGCCGAGCGAAGACTTAGACGACTTATTTGGCGAACAAGAGGAGGAAGCCTTAGCCGAGAGTGCCGAGCCAGAGGATTTAGAGGCAGATTGGTTAATCGATGAATCTGTAGAGACACCGCAACCAGAAACATCGGACAGTGCTGCCGATCTATTTGGGGATGAGGAAATCCCAGAAACAGCGACGAGCGAAGACTTAGATGATTTATTCGGCGAACAAGAGGAGGAAGCTTTAGCAGAGAACACCGAGCCAGAGGATTTAGAGGCAGATTGGCTAACTGATGAGTCTCAACAGATAGAGCAACCAGAAACATCGGACACCCAAGCGGATGTATGGGGCGAGTGGGAAACTCCAGAAACAGCGCCGAGCGAAGACTTAGACGACTTATTTGGCGAACAAGAGGAGGAAGCCTTAGCCGAGAGTGCCGAGCCAGAGGATTTAGAGGCAGATTGGTTAATCGATGAATCTGTAGAGACACCGCAACCAGAAACATCGGACAGTGCTGCCGATCTATTTGGGGATGAGGAAATCCTAGAAACACCATCGAGCGAAGACTTAGACGACTTATTCGGCGAACAAGAGGAGGAAGCTTTAGCAGAGAACACCGAGCCAGAGGATTTAGAGGCAGATTGGCTAACTGATGAGTCTCCAGAGATAGAGCAACCGGAAATATCGGACACCCAAGCGGATGTATGGGGCGAGTGGGAAACTCCAGAAACAGCGCCGAGCGAAGACTTAGACGACTTATTCGGCGAACAAGAGGAGGAAGCCTTAGCCGAGAGCGTTGAGCCAGAGGATTTAGAGACAGATTGGTTCACTGATGAGTCTCAACAGATAGAGCAACCAGAAACATCGGATACTACCGCCGATATATTCGGGGATTGGGAAACTCCAGAAACACCATCGAGCGAAGACTTAGACGACTTATTCGGCGAACAAGAGGAGGAAGCCTTAGCCGAGAGCGCCGAACCAGAGGATTTAGAGGCAGATTGGTTCACTGATGAGTCTCCAGAGATAGAGCAACCAGAAATATCGGACACCCAAACGGATATATGGGGCGAGTGGGAAACTCCAGAAACAGCGCCGAGCGAAGACTTAGACGACTTATTTGCTGAAGAGGAGGCAGAAGTAGCCCCAAGCGCCGAGCTAGAGGATTTAGATGAAGATTGGTTAACTGATGAATCTGTAGAGACATCGCAACCAGAAACATCGGACAGTGCTGCCGATATATTTGGGGATGAGGAAATCCCAGAAACAGCGACGAGGGAAGACTTAGACGACTTATTTGCCGAAGAGGAGGCAGAAGCAGCCCCAAGCGCCGAACTAGAGGGTTTAGATGAAGGTTGGTTAACTGATGAATCTGTAGAGACATCGCAACCAGAAACATCGGACAGCGCCGCCGATTTATTTGGGGATTGGGACATCCCAGAAACAGAGGCGAGGGAAGACTTAGACGACTTATTTGCCGAAGAGGAGGCAGAAGCAGCCCCAAGCGCCGAACTAGAGGGTTTAGATGAAGGTTGGTTAACTGATGAATCTGTAGAGACATCGCAACCAGAAACATCGGACAGCGCCGCCGATTTATTTGGGGATTGGGACATCCCAGAAACAGAGGCGAGGGAAGACTTAGACGACTTATTTGCCGAAGAGGAGGTAGAAGCAGCCCCAAGCGCCGAACTAGAGGGTTTAGATGAAGGTTGGTTAACTGATGAATCTGTAGAGACATCGCAACCAGAAACATCGGACAGCGCCGCCGATTTATTTGGGGATTGGGACATCCCAGAAACAGAGGCGAGGGAAGACTTAGACGACTTATTTGCCGAAGAGGAGGCAGAAGCAGCCCCAAGCGCCGAACTAGAGGGTTTAGATGAAGATTGGTTAACTGATGAATCTGTAGAGACATCGCAACCAGAAACATCGGACAGCGCCGCCGATTTATTTGGGGATTGGGACATCCCAGAAACACCATCGGACGAAGATCTAGACGAACTTTTTAGTCTGGAAGAAGCGACTGTTGATGATGATTTTTCATTAGCAACTCTGGCAGAAACCGAATGGGATTTGGATTCACCCCGAGAAAGCGCTGATGAGTTTGCTGATTTAGAAACCATGCTGGATGGGGAGACTTCAGCAGCATTAACCAGTGAAAGCGCTGACGAGTTTGCTGATTTAGAAGCCATGCTGGATGGGGAAACTTCAGCAGCATTGACCAGTGAAAGCGGCGATGAGTTTGCTGATTTAGAAGCCATGCTGGATGGGGAGACTTCAGCAACATTGACCAGTGAAAGCGGCGATGAGTTGGCTGAATTAGAAGCCATGCTGAGTGATACTCCCTCACAGACAGATTCGTTTGAGGATTTAGAAATATTCTTAGAGGAACCGGGAGCAACTCAAGACAATCGAGCATCTGTAGCTCAAACTCCCCCATCTCAAGATCAAGATGACCTAGATAAAGAGTTGGAAATCCTCCTCCAAGACGCTGATAAATCGATAGGAGGTGCAGCGACAACGAATACAGGTTCGCGACAAAGCGCCTCTTTATCCAGTCGGAGAGCGCCTCGGATATTTGAACAAACGATGCGAGTTCCGGTTAAGCACCTCGATAGTCTCAATAACTTGGTGGGAGAATTGGTAGTTAGCCGTAATAGCTTAGAACAGGATCAAGAGCGTCTACGGCAATTCTTGGATAATTTACAGCATCAAGTTTCGGCGTTGAGCGATGTCGGGGCGCGGATGCGGGATTTGTATGAGCGATCGCTGCTGGAGAGTTCTTTGTTAGCCAGTAGTCAAAGCCAACAGCGCTCTCATTCTTTATTCGGATCAGAAAATGCTGCATCTGCATCCAAAGAGTCTGATTCTGAATCCTCTGAAGATTATCATCCCTTGGAAATGGATCGCTTTACCGGCTTCCATTTACTCTCCCAAGAGATGATCGAGTTAATTGTGCAAGTGCGGGAATCGGCGTCTGACGTAGAATTCTTAGTGGATGAAACCGATCAGGTGGCTCGCAACTTACGACAGGTGACCACTCAACTCCAAGAAGGACTGACGCGATCGCGCATGGTTCCGTTTGCCAATGCTGCTGACCGTTTGACTCGTCCGGTGCGGGAAATTTCCCGCAAGTTAAGCAAGGAAGCCCAACTGCAAGTGGATGGTCGAGAAACCTTGCTCGACAAAATGATCTTGGAACACCTTTATGATCCCTTAACCCACTTGGTCAATAATGCCATTACCCATGGCATTGAATCCCCAGACGAACGGCAAGAAATGGGTAAACCTGCTGTGGGTCAAATTACTCTGCGAACGTTCCACCAAGGAAACCAAACGGTGATTGCCATTTCCGACGATGGCGCAGGTATTGACCCCGAACGGATTAAACGAAAGGCAATTGAGAAAAAACTGATCACCCCAGCCGAGGCGAAAGACCTAACCAATACAGAGTTGTATGACTTTCTGTTCCACCCCGGTTTTAGTACCAAAGACGAAGCCAGTGAATTCGCCGGACGCGGTGTGGGGATGGATGTTGTCCGTACCAGTTTGAGCGAAATTCGGGGCGCAATCTATATTGATTCGGCGTTAGGAAAAGGCACAACCTTTACCATTCGGCTACCCTTAACCCTAAGTATTTGTAAAGCCCTATGCTGTTTGAGCGCTCGCGCTCGCATTGCCTTTCCCATGGATGGGGTGGAAGATATGTTTGATGTGCCTCAAGATCGCTTACAAAAAGATGCCAACGGTCAAATCGGTGTCTCCTGGCGGGACACGTTAGTCTCTGTGCAACCCCTAAGCGAGTTGCTCTCTTACAACCGTTCAATTAGTCGGGGTAATGTTTATGGGGGTAAGCGAGAAGATGACCTAGTCTCAATTGTTGTGCTACGCAGTTCTGGGACATTCATTGCCATCGAAGTGGATCAGGTCTTAGGTGAACAGGAAATCGTGATTAAACAACTCGAAGGTCCTCCGCCTAAACCCATTGGTATTGCTGGGGCGACAGTCTTAGGAGATGGTCGAATCATGCCCATTGCCGATGTGTTAGAACTGATTGACCTCGCCAGCGGACGCCTGCGGAAAGACAGTGTGACGATTTGGTCGAGAGGGGACAGCGAAGGTGCAGGAATTGAAGAAGCCCCAGAAACTCCCCATGAGCCACTCGTTTTGATTGTGGATGACTCAATTACAGTCCGTGAACTCCTCTCAATGACCTTTGCTAAAGCAGGCTATCGGGTGGAACAATCCCGCGATGGTCAAGAAGCCTGGGATAAACTTCGGTCAGGTTTACCCTGTGATATTGTATTCTGCGATATCGAAATGCCGAGAATGGATGGATTAGAACTACTCTCTCGACTCCAGAAAGATGAGAATCTCAGCCAGTTACCCATTGCCATGCTCACCTCTCGCGGGGCGAAACGACATCGGCAAATGGCAGCCCAACTGGGCGCGAGTGGTTACTTTACCAAACCTTATCTGGAAGAAGTGCTGCTCGATGCAGCTCAGCGGATGATTCAGGGTGAAGTCCTGTTTAGTGCTAGTGAGGCTTGA
- a CDS encoding SpoIID/LytB domain-containing protein, producing the protein MQTKNSSPIPNRKSPIPNVLKACAIALCFWGLSGSKPAQAEDVNLKVGVVQRFGSEPTDELTLKATPGDSLSLRFLAGDMQPQTLETDQVTLEVATQPLSQPVLAEHLVLSDHATFETAEDAADQWRSRGIQVEVVQPERWQVWAKRDVYQTPLLRRLLLQSLQAQGYSTVRLESQVLPQVPRVSFVVDGYRYNRQWIEIDSENDLIQVIRNEDKRNPRLYAGSLKIQPNAYGTYTLVNDVPLETYLRGVVPHEIGPGAPYAAVEAQTIIARTYALRNLRRFTADNYQLCANTHCQVYRGLTGTVPTADRAIAKTQGLVLTYNNQLVDALYSSTSGGVTAPFSDSWNGSERPYLKAVIDSPQPIWDLSEKPLGNEQNFREFINLKEGFNESGRSPFRWRVENSLEQIQKDLRRYLEKIKHPLAEFTTIQQMQVIKRSPAGRILKLDVQTDKGVVELQKNEIRSAFYPPRSTLFYLEPLYGNNKEDKTLKGYAYVGGGFGHGVGLSQYGSYNLANLGWSGEDILTFYYPGTQVQPLSDSIVFWQEPGNSK; encoded by the coding sequence ATGCAGACCAAAAACTCTTCCCCAATCCCCAATCGCAAATCCCCAATCCCTAATGTCCTGAAAGCCTGCGCGATCGCGTTATGTTTTTGGGGACTCTCTGGAAGTAAGCCAGCTCAAGCGGAGGATGTAAACCTGAAAGTGGGTGTGGTGCAGCGTTTTGGCTCAGAACCCACCGACGAACTGACCCTAAAAGCGACACCTGGGGATAGCTTGAGTTTGCGGTTCTTGGCAGGGGATATGCAACCCCAAACCCTAGAAACCGATCAGGTGACGCTGGAAGTGGCGACGCAACCCTTATCCCAACCCGTTTTAGCTGAACATTTAGTCCTCAGCGATCACGCCACCTTTGAAACCGCCGAAGATGCGGCGGATCAGTGGCGTTCACGGGGGATTCAGGTGGAAGTGGTGCAGCCGGAACGCTGGCAAGTTTGGGCGAAACGGGATGTCTATCAGACGCCCCTGCTGCGACGCCTGTTGCTGCAAAGTCTCCAAGCTCAAGGGTACAGCACAGTTAGACTAGAAAGTCAAGTCCTTCCCCAAGTACCGCGAGTGTCATTTGTGGTGGATGGCTATCGGTATAATCGCCAATGGATAGAGATTGACTCGGAGAATGATTTAATCCAGGTGATTCGCAATGAAGATAAGCGCAACCCGCGTCTGTATGCAGGAAGTCTGAAAATCCAGCCCAATGCTTACGGGACTTACACCCTGGTGAATGACGTTCCCTTAGAAACCTATCTGCGTGGTGTTGTCCCCCATGAAATTGGACCAGGGGCACCATACGCAGCAGTAGAAGCACAAACCATTATTGCTCGCACCTACGCCCTCCGCAATCTGCGTCGATTTACAGCAGACAATTACCAACTCTGTGCAAATACCCATTGCCAAGTCTATCGCGGACTCACAGGAACCGTTCCCACGGCGGATCGGGCGATCGCGAAAACTCAGGGGCTAGTCTTAACTTATAATAATCAGCTCGTAGACGCCTTATATTCCTCCACCTCTGGCGGTGTCACCGCGCCCTTTAGTGATTCCTGGAATGGGTCAGAACGTCCTTATTTAAAAGCCGTGATTGACTCGCCCCAGCCGATTTGGGACTTATCTGAGAAGCCTTTAGGGAATGAACAAAACTTCCGCGAATTCATTAACTTGAAAGAAGGATTCAATGAAAGTGGTCGATCCCCTTTCAGGTGGCGGGTCGAAAACTCCCTGGAACAAATTCAGAAAGATTTGCGGCGCTACTTGGAAAAAATCAAACATCCCCTAGCTGAGTTTACCACCATCCAACAGATGCAAGTTATCAAGCGATCGCCCGCCGGACGCATCCTCAAACTGGATGTGCAAACAGATAAGGGTGTGGTTGAACTCCAAAAAAATGAAATCCGTAGTGCCTTTTATCCCCCTCGCAGTACCCTCTTTTACCTTGAACCACTTTACGGTAACAATAAAGAGGATAAAACCCTCAAAGGCTATGCTTATGTCGGCGGCGGCTTTGGACATGGCGTTGGTTTGAGCCAATATGGTTCCTATAACTTAGCGAATCTCGGTTGGTCAGGAGAGGACATTCTCACCTTTTACTATCCGGGAACCCAAGTTCAACCCTTAAGTGATTCCATTGTTTTTTGGCAAGAACCAGGGAATAGTAAATAA
- a CDS encoding FHA domain-containing protein: MSSTTSPLIQTLNPERWVGWSMDFIGAGYTGLLVKNGKFVRKLKPGRHFSFALPLLEQCELVLVDSKIRNLEILSQGDFLSRDQYLINISLNVMYQVVDARRVALELSDPIAALTSAVKDSLGVAVGQLRMEQLVNQGRVHIRQYLLDHAEISYSLGFALEDVRVSDINFPQTRGIIRQVEGMSARQEAEHEAALKMQIAEASRPVIPPPPIQHVNIVAPQSSNGNPAAFGTSPQPNSLPSAGESPANLPVRDKPVLAPTIIAQPASGVQAHLVHNASGATFNLSASTCTIGREPNNTLVLDDGLSSRYHAQITQSRDAQGQIQYQLIDVGSSNGTFVNGQRLTPHQPCTLTPGNIIRIGNQEWTFSRPHPPAPSPKSGRGGVG, encoded by the coding sequence ATGTCTAGTACCACTTCCCCCCTTATCCAAACGCTAAACCCAGAACGCTGGGTTGGGTGGAGTATGGACTTTATCGGCGCAGGTTATACCGGTTTGTTGGTCAAAAATGGGAAATTTGTCCGCAAATTGAAACCGGGGCGTCATTTCAGCTTCGCCTTACCCCTTCTCGAACAATGTGAACTGGTTCTGGTGGATAGCAAGATTCGCAACCTAGAAATCCTCTCTCAAGGCGATTTCTTATCCCGTGACCAATATTTGATTAATATCTCCCTCAACGTCATGTACCAAGTCGTGGATGCAAGACGAGTCGCCTTGGAACTCTCAGATCCAATTGCAGCCCTCACGAGTGCGGTAAAAGATAGTTTAGGGGTAGCTGTAGGTCAATTGCGGATGGAACAATTAGTTAACCAGGGACGAGTCCATATCCGACAATACCTACTTGACCATGCCGAGATATCCTATTCCCTAGGCTTTGCCCTAGAAGACGTGCGAGTCAGTGATATCAACTTCCCCCAGACGAGGGGAATCATTCGTCAAGTCGAAGGAATGAGCGCCAGACAGGAAGCGGAACACGAAGCCGCCTTAAAGATGCAAATCGCCGAAGCCAGTCGTCCGGTTATCCCACCACCTCCCATACAACACGTTAATATTGTTGCACCACAGTCCTCCAATGGGAACCCTGCCGCTTTTGGCACTTCCCCTCAACCGAACTCCTTACCCAGCGCCGGAGAATCCCCAGCCAATTTACCTGTAAGAGATAAACCCGTATTAGCGCCCACGATAATTGCCCAACCCGCTAGTGGAGTACAGGCGCATCTAGTCCACAACGCATCGGGTGCGACATTCAATTTATCCGCCAGCACCTGCACGATTGGACGAGAACCGAATAATACTTTGGTTCTGGATGATGGGTTAAGTTCCCGCTATCATGCTCAGATTACCCAATCCAGAGACGCTCAGGGTCAAATCCAATACCAGTTAATTGATGTGGGTAGTTCTAATGGGACATTTGTTAATGGACAACGGCTTACTCCTCATCAGCCTTGTACCCTAACGCCGGGTAATATTATCCGCATTGGCAATCAGGAATGGACATTTAGCCGCCCTCACCCCCCAGCCCCCTCTCCCAAGTCTGGGAGAGGGGGAGTTGGATAA
- a CDS encoding endonuclease domain-containing protein: protein MRADTMARIRGTTSQIEAAAKQLRQTQTPAEQKLWQALRGRKLNGLKFRRQHPIGHFIVDFCCPECKLIVEVDGKIHDSQQDYDTTRTKHLEAYGYRVIRCQNKDVMTNLEVVLEGIRQVASCPSQGKL from the coding sequence ATGAGGGCTGACACAATGGCGAGAATCCGAGGAACAACATCTCAAATCGAAGCAGCCGCCAAGCAACTTCGTCAAACTCAGACTCCAGCCGAACAAAAACTATGGCAAGCTTTGAGAGGACGAAAACTCAATGGCTTAAAATTTCGCCGTCAGCATCCTATTGGGCATTTTATCGTCGATTTCTGCTGCCCAGAGTGCAAACTGATTGTCGAAGTTGATGGTAAAATTCATGACTCACAACAGGACTATGATACAACGAGAACAAAACATTTAGAAGCTTATGGCTATCGAGTAATTCGCTGCCAAAATAAAGATGTTATGACTAATCTGGAGGTGGTTTTAGAGGGAATTCGTCAGGTTGCCTCTTGCCCATCTCAGGGGAAATTATAA